The Ziziphus jujuba cultivar Dongzao chromosome 1, ASM3175591v1 genome segment AAAGTCATTATGATCTCTAGGAACCAGAAATTGACAGAAATCTTCATTGACTGAGGCCAGGTTTCGAAAGAGAAGATGGTGGAAAACAGTTGCTGAACAGCCTGAACTGATTATTCCTCACAATctttaaagaaaaaggaatcAAATAATGGAGGGAAAGAGGATATGTGGAGGCCACCATGTAATTAAGGCCATTGGCTCCATACACATGCCATTGCCTGCCCACCTCCCACATGCCCCCTGTCTCCCCTAGTCTTCTCTCTTCCCCACAATTTCCTATCTCAATATTTTGCTGATATACCCTCCAACCAAAACGTTTTTTGCAATCCACACCTCATATtacaaatcattttttttttttttttttgggtcagatAATAAAGCCTAGgttatatttttttgtcaaatatatatatatatatatatgcttttgtaGATTGGTTTTGCTTGTGATGATGATTGGTGAGAATCATAAAGCTGGGGCAGCCACTTTAGAACCGTTTGATGCCAAGGCAATGCATTGTAGGTGACGAGGGCAGGTGATTAAGTGGTCATTGGTAAATCCAGCTGCTTGCATGAATGAGTGAATGACAGTGGGGCCTACGAACCTAAACCCTCTTCTCACCATGTCTTTGCTTATGGTCTCTGATTTGGAGGTCTTCACAGGGATCTTGTGGCATGACTTATATTGGGTAGTGATTGGCTTGTGGTTCACAAATCCCCATAAGTATTTAGCCAAAGAGCCAAATTCTTTCTTAATCTGCGAAAAATATATTGCAAACACGTTTTGTATTAGGCAATTTGGTTATGGACAAAATTTAGATGGGATTTGAAATGGAGGGAGGTATAAGCCAATTTAAGTTGGGTCCATGTAGTCGGGATATATAATAATATCTGAGTTAAGCTAAAAACTTAGATTTGCAAATTGAAAATGGTGAAAAATAAAGGAACACTAACAAGGAAAGATTAAGTACCTCAAGAATTCGATTAGAGTTGTCAACAGCTCCTCGAACTAGGCTTAATTCAATCCCATAATCAAAACTCAATGATGTAATCTTCTTTTCATTGTATTTACCAACAGCCTCTGCATCAAACCCTGAAAATGCTTCCCTGCATGTATAAAAACACATATTCCCACAACCACAATAATCAGTCACAAATTTTAATCATATTACAAGCTGTTTATTATATGGAATCAATTATCAAACATTCCTCGTTTTAATTTGCGAAAGACTTTCAAATCCACCTGAAAGCTTGCCGTTTCTTCAGGACTGAAGTCCAATCTGATCCAACTTGAGCTCCAGTTAGCACCAGCAATTCAAATAATGTgctgcatatataatataatttcattAGTTTTAGTAGgtatataaacacacacacaaacacacgcgcatatatatgcatatagatAGAGAGGTTACTTACTTGTCATCATGTACAGGGACACCCCATTCTTCATCATGGTAAGCAACATATATAGGATCTGTTAGCATAACCACAAACAATTTAATGGATGTTCATCTTTCTTTGTATGATTaacctatatgtatatatacagccTTTGTTTCAtacacaaacaaaaaagaacaaactttttttttttcaccataataatgtgatatataatatataatccaTACCTGAATTGGGTGTTATGAAACTACATCTTTTCTGTTCTCTGCTGCTAGTACTTGAAGGTGAAGAATCAAGAAGTGGAACAACCTTCCCTTCATACTTGGCAGACTTTGTTCTTCCATAATGAGCAATTTTCATCCTTCGTTGTTCTTGCATAATAGCAACCTGCTCTCTCCTTGCAGCTGCTATGCTCCCAGGAGCCTCAACTATCAAAGAGGAAGCATATTTCAATGAAGTATCAGCAGGGGAAGCTCCAACACCGCAAGCTTTCTTCGACTTCTTCGCTGAACTCCTCAACTTTGTTGTGCTCCGTGGTGTCAACAAAACCTTCTCAGCACTGGAGTTCAGCTCATTAGGATCTTTTCCTCTCTTCAGAGCTGGTGGTCTAGGTGACGGTAACTTGGGAGACACAGGAGGAGACAATAATGAAGTTTTAGTTTTACAAGTCGAAGTTGGAGAAGTGGGAGTTTTTGGCAAGCTCTTTGGAAGAGACTTCCTTCTTTCTAAGCTTGGAACTTGGTTACAAGTTGGCTGAAGTACTGGACGGCCATTGATTTTAGCAACTGAGGAAGGAATATTACTACTTTGATTATGCAGTTTTAGTTTAGATGAACACATTTTTGTCTTTGGGTGCttcgtttattattatttttttttccaaaagtgAATTAGGAAAATCCAAGTGAGAGCTTGGGAAAAAGAGCTAGGAAATATTGGGGATGAGAGAAAAAGgcagagaagaagatgaaggacttaaGGAAAAAGGGGAGGGAAAGAAATGGGGTTTTATAAAAGGGATAGTGGGAACATGAGAGGGAAGTTAGAACATGGGGGGGTTGGGGTCTGCCATACACACCCTCTTGTGAGAGGCATAGAGAGAAAATGGGAATGACATCCTCCTGATATGgtctaaattattataaaattgattattatttatttatttatttatttttttttgggtggagtAAAAAGGTGTGTGTGGGAAACGGTAGTGGTGGTGCCAACATGCCAGCCCTTCAGAGGGACCCTTCTTTTCTTTCCCCACAGTTTTTGTGCCCTTTACCTCTCAATATCCATGAGTCCTCAATCCCAAGCTGGAGTGGGACCATGTAACGTGACCAATCAATGTTTCCCTTTTGAGCTGGCTAAACAATCTTTCAAGGGTTTTGATTGTTATCAAGTACCATAAGTGATTTGTGATTTTCTTGGGTTtgatattaacttttttattttttccttttttttgggtttgtagtTGTTGAAATAAAGGGGAGCTTAAGAAAGGTCATTCTGAAGacttttatatgtattttaactTATGTTTAGAGACACCCTGTATCCAAATTGCAGTATTATCAATAAGCCTACTTGTATGTGTAGTCACTGTTTGATCCGAATCCCAGTTGTGCAAAAGTGgaccttcttttcttttattatatcgGTTGAAGTTAAAGACTGGTTAATCATGCATGTGCTTACCAATTTGTTCTCTACAGTTGATCAAGACCAGAACTTTCAAGCTTTATGGATAAATATCAGCCTGTAAAAGACAACCTCTCTTAATATTGCCTCAATAGCCTGCATGAATGAATTACTTGTTGACTTCAATCCCACCAGAATCACCACTACGTTAAATTTGTTTGTGTCCACTTACCCCATTGACAAGGAAAGCTCTTGTAGgagaaattatatgtatatatatgatccAGATTCCGAGGCTACACCAGATTCTTAGAACAAATTTTTTCTGCAACAAATTCTATTGGGTCTAACTTGTTGCAACTTGTTGTAGTATATAGCTCAAGATACAGCTCAAAACATGACCCAATTAAACCAAAGCAAGCAGATTATGCAGCAAGAAAAGTGAATAATGTGACTTGCCAGAGATGCCTGACAGAAATCAGCAGTAGACACAAGGCAAAACTCTAATGGTAACGGTAACAGTAATGCTAGCATCAGTTGAGAAACTAAAATCTGGACCGAAAAATTTAATCATACAATGAAGAGGGTCCTACATAATTTAGATTGGTTTTTATAGCCATGACCAGTTTATTGGCCACCCATCTGCTGTGTCCAACTTAATGTTGGGATTGGCACGCAATTTAAAGAAAGCACATGTCTTTTTAATAATGTGGTTAGGGATAACAAACCCACAAAAAGTTTTTATACATTCTATATGTAGGATCTCGTAGAATCATTGATAGGTGGGTTCCAAACATATATGTCATCTGCAGTTGAAGTTGTAGGATGAAGCCCTTACACACTTCCATCATGTATCGTTTATTTGCTTCATTAGATactatatttatacatatagatatgGCATTTGGAAGAAATTGTCAAATGAATAGGAATGTGATACAAGATGAATAAGTTATGAAGGCTGCTTTGTACAGAGGCATGAATGTCAACAAATAGagatgataatattatatatatgtatagtgaTGTAAGTTACACTTATGGAGGAAGTgataataaaaactatttatacAGGAAATTCTTTAAAATGGTAAATTTTGAGGGCTAAGTATATGAATGGTTGATTCTAGTTCTTAGAAACAACCAACAATAAATGAAATTGAATTCTGTTTTTCCTAGGAATAGgtatagaaaaaagaaacttaatttcCTTAAAACAGTAAAAAATTGGTGTCAATGATGAAATTCAGTTCTTTGGACCATCTCTAATGAAAACATGATCAATCCATCCCTTcctaaaatttcaaatgtacTTCTGAtatcatcattaaaaaaaaaaaaaaaataaaataaaatgaaagccaTACCTTCATGCAGTTCTCACAATTATTTCAAactttctcaaaatttttttgtagTCTGTTGATTAAATCCCTACATGGGCTTGATTCTGCAATTTACTGTGGAAAATAGTAAAAACTTTCACATCTTTTATAGCTGGATTATGCAATTAGAGAGGTTAGATCATATCTTGGATAATATATTTGTGGATCAAATACTTAGAAAtatgttgttttatatatttaccaaaaaaacatattttgctATATGTGTAGTACTTTCCCCTGActtaattgtaaaatttataGAAGTAAAAAGACAGCTCAGTTTGTTAATTATTTCAACTTTTCCTCCAAGTCTCTTTGACATGCATTATAGATCATGTTTCCTATCtatgaattatttatgcttgttattaatatttaatcctCATAATAACCCAAACTTATGCCTCATTAATACATCCAATCTGTAATTTCTTTTAGGGAAATGTTGCAGAACCTCTATTATGTAATTAACACAACAATTTCTACAATTACAAAGTAGTCCACATGTGTGTACTAATCTTTAATTCAGATCGTATGAATTGGTCAGCTTTTGAATAATTGAGATGCAAAATCTACAGACAAGTAATGAACTTTTAGGTAGACTGAGACTACGAGACTTGCAAGGCTACTTCCTCTGTCAATAGTCTATGTGCGTGAGCttgtctatatataaatatacataaatacacATTTATACAGATTTTAATCTCAACTATCTTCcaatttttaatagaaaacaTGATTCTATGACAAATGCATACCATATCCCCAACTAGattcttaattttatattcattaatTGAGTCGTCACTAATACTTGCTTGAAACATTACCATGTTATCTAGTATAAACTGAGAAATACTTCCCACTATATATAATAgttctccatatatatatatatatatatatgtaagtgaTGTTGCTTATGATTTGATTATCACTAAGAGGACAAGACAAGCAATATTCTACATGTTCTGTTTTAATATGTGCATCCATGATAAGAAGCATTGCAAAGACAAACTTGACACGAATAACCTTTTTAGACATTTTTCTTGGATTATTGTGTTTGTTTTCTTGTTAATGACAAGATAATGGTCAAATATAGTTTCATTTTTAGTTATTATCTTCCTGCAATGCAACTACAAAATCGGAAATTATCTCTGACATCTGACAAAACAATAAGATTTCTCATCCAAGCCAAGGATTTTTGATTGATTGGTTTGATAGAATAAATGATATATAGCTACAATTTTAACATcttaaaaagcaaaacaaagaaatataaaccaACGGAAAAAGCTCCAaaccaatttcttttttccatctCTGAGTCTGGTATATGGAATGGAACACACACTTTGAGACGGTTGTTTCTAAATAAGAGGAAAGAGATGGTGTTGTTTTAGTTGGTGATACTCACTCGGTTAATATAGAGGGTCAAGTAAAAATCCACACAAAATGCATTATTGTAcgtaaaaaaaccaaaagctttAGTTGTCTTATGTAATTCtatgatttaaataattttggagTTATTTGTAGTCACGGACTCACGGGAACCAAAAGTGCTATCTTTCTTGCAAAAGGGGACCCATCTATGATTGCACACTCACGTAtaataaatacacacacacacacacacacacacacacacatatatatacatatatatatttatatttatgtatgtggGCATATATACTTTCCTCTAACATATTTGGGGACCTAGGAGACTCGCTTTGGCCATCCAAAAGTagcttggtttttatttattacattgcATACTGTCATATTGTCTTTGAGTTTGTACAACAAGAGTGATGATGttgaagccttttttttttttttttaatatatatatatatatatatttatatatatttttttatattctcaaatttccaatttccaatcaaattctaaagaatttcattagtttttaacatttaattttCCAAAGTGTTACACCAGTAAAACGTCTCGGGATCATTGACCTTCAAAGTGATTTGCTATGCAGTTAAGAAAGTGAAATAGCAGCAAAAGAGCAGAGGGATAATCCGCTTTATCCAGaatcaaattggaaaaataatcataataataataaatgaaacatcataaaaagaagaagaagaagaagaagaaaagaaatgaataagAAATGCAATCTCTAATGATGAGCTGTTAGGAAGCAGTCTTAAATACATTGAAAAGAAATGCCTTGTCGCCCAACACTAGTGTCTATGTAGCCTTGAAAGCAGCTCAAAGGTGGCCCTTGATGCTGACCTTGCTtgcataattaataccatatgcATTGCAAGTTCATCAtcaataaaaacataatattcaCGGTTATAAAAAACCcaactttattaattaatttgatagagAAATTTCTAGGATATATGAAATTATATCCAACTCATATGTGTCAAACATAAGATTAGAAAAGGTGGTTTTCCAAATGTACAATCTTACATATAGAAGTCAGCATTGGCTTTTAATTTGATGTAGCAGGTTTGAAAGGGAATGAGTTTTTTGTTTAATATGGATTAGATGGTGAGATATCCCTTCTCACGATGGAGACATGACAAGAGCTTTTATGTTTTCATCACACTCCTTGTCTCTTTTGACAAGGGCAGCCTGGTATTGCCATGTGCACCTGCCAATTTTACAATACAAAATTGGTCATTCGCAttttagcaaccaaatattTATAAGCTAGCTTCTATTTAGTACCTCAAGTCTTATtggcatgaaaaaaaaaaaaattagagagagaaaaaaattagtGTCACGGAGTTAATGTGTCTGTGTATTAGGTAGGTATTTGCAAAATATACATCTGAAAGGGTAGATACATTTTAATGCACTTTAATTAGTGTTGCTTCTAAAACCAAAACATTTCAAGTAAAAGCTTGTTTGAGTCAGAGTGAGGAGAGAGAAATGCTAAGAAAATTTGCTTcaatttcctttgttttttggtCAATTAAATGGAGAATTATAGAATTAGTTCTAAAAATAAATCTACTCATTCctgatatattaattttaccTCAAATACAAAACAACCGGGATgatacttttctttctttctaacaTACCAAACAACATAAGAAATCAAAATGTATTTCTCCTTAATTCTCACTTTCCAtccttcttattttatttatcctttttattttttttcctttctgtggaaaataattttataattattaccaCCATACAACAATAATACACCTGTATTTGAAGGCAAATGAAAGTTGCATTCTAAATTAGgtttaaagagaaaatgaaagtagatttgcatagaaaaattaaaaaacaaacacataTGAAAGATTTTCCCAAATTATCAAACATTTAAGTACAAAAGAGAGGGGCGGGGGGAGGGAAACCCCTATCCATAGTGTGATGAGAtgtaacattatatatattgttatttaaacCATGACATTCattcaataatttttgaagcaagacaaaacaTGTGTAAGATAACAACCATGAGATTTGTCTTTTCTCAAACTATATAAATAGAGAATAACCGGGCTTGCTAATGTGGGTTTCTCTTCAAAAAACACATTACAACAACATATGTGTGCGGAAAAGAGAAACCATTTCTGATGGTTGTAATACCGATTAGACATGCCCAAAAAGAAGTCATGTATATAGCAAAGTAGacttatatatatgatgttaacaaacaaattaaacttcttttttttccttgaatatGTATGCGCTTCACtctaatattttcttaataGAAAGCAGACGGTCCTCTAGTGCAAGAACTCGTTCAAAATTTGTCTTCTATGTATCCTTATAGGCCCGCCCAACATCCACTATTGGAGCTCCACAAATTGGGCATTTTCCACTGCTCCATTGCAACTCATGTGCACACTTTAGACAAGTGCACATATGCCCACATCTGAAACAatacaacaaaattttatacatacatacatatatatatatatatatccaaatatattttgaatgtttaatcaaggaaaaaagtttgtaaacttcaaaattaagcAAGTACCTATACAAAAGTGAACACCTCGTAGCATATAGAACAATTGCCTTTCTTTGGTGCCACTTCACGTGATGTTCCTTCTGCTTGAACTGCAATATTCAATTTCCATATgtactttttatataataattacgtACCAAAAAGAACACagtttttaattgttgaattatTGGAGTATAAATGAATGGAAGAAGAATGCTTAACAATGAGCCTATTTCATAATTAGAAGAAATTAATAGAACTAAATGTACAAACCTGAATTAACTTCCTGTTTAATGGATTGTTGCATGGTCATCTGCATGTCCATGCAAACCTTTATTGATTTTCTCAGCTCAGACATTTCATGAGACAGTTGCTCCATATGCCTTCTCAAATCGTATATCGCTTCCAGTTCCTATATCCAGTTAACAAAAATCCAATagaattttgttaatttcaacATAAACTTGAGAATCATAGACAGAAAGCAATTGAAGCAGatttaaagagaaaaattaaaaagtacttACAATTGAAGAAGTAATTCTGGCCGGAGAGCATTGCGTAGTACCATGATAGTAAGATTGAGAAGGTAAATGTTGGTGTGGAGATGGAGTTGGAGATGTGGATGTAGCCAGATCAGACTCATCACCCACTTCATTGTCCTGGTATACCCATGAACCAAGTAGAGATGATGGCGGGATTTGCAGTGAAGAAGTGGATTGGTTAATATAATCACTGCCCTCTTGATATTGACCACTATTTacgatttcttcttctttttcctcctcctcttcctcatcattctcctcctcctcttcctcttgtagatgttgttgttgctgttgttctTGTTCCTCCTCCTTCTCCAATTCTTGTTGATGTTGTTGTTGAGTTTCTGCTAGATGCATGCGCCTTTGCAGGAAAGTCATCAATTGTTCATGGTTTTGttcctcatcttcttcttcgttttcttgACGTACTTGTCTTTCTAAGTGAGTCACCATTAATCTCTCTATTCTTTCTCTAAAGGCACTGCAATGAAAATTTGATACTGTTCTTCTGCAATGGATGCGTACATAGATCACAAACTCATCACATTGATGGAATGTATAAAAACACATattctataattatttttctaattatgaGTCATGAAATTGTAGATTAGATGATCAGTGTTCGTATGTGAATCCACCCATGCTACCTATTTTTGAATTCACTATACTTAGATCTATATTCGAGTTTAAAATAAGGGAATGGGAAAAGGGTGGAGGAAGTTTTACCTTTCGAGTAACCGACATATCTCATTCTCTGAATTGCAGTTATGCATCTTTTGGTACCAGGCTTTCCTACGATCTTCCCAGTGGCTCCTTGGACGTGAGATATCACTAATCCAATCATAGTTGGTTTCTGAATATTGCTGGTAATTGTCTTCGACTTCTTCTACTGCATCATTTGTATCCCAGCCATCAGACAACGTGGTTGAATCTGTTGCTTTTTGCGACTCAACGTTTCCGGTCTCTGAAATTGTTCCTTGCCGTATAATATCAGAACTTGGATTCAAATTTTCTTGAACATCTTCACTTGCATACGACAAGGAATTTTGTTCAAGCACTGGACTTTGCTGCTCAGTGCAATTAGCTTCATGAATGTGTGCACCTTCATTAGGTGTAATGGGGATGGAAGAATTGTCCGAATCTATGGTGTCATTTGCTATCTCCCTTTGAGGGCTTCTTGAATCAGTCTGATTATCACTGTGAGCTGTTGCACCCTGCTGATCGAAACCATTATCGAATCGCTCCCTGGATTCGATGGAGGGATAATTTGTATCCATATAGGCCCGCACAACATCCACTATTGGAGCTCCACAAATTGGGCATTTTCCACTGCTCCGTTGTAACTCATGTGCACACTTTAGACAAGTGCACATATGCCCACATCTGAAACAatacaacaaaattttatacatacatacaactatatatatatatatatatccgaatatattttgaatgtttaatcaaggaaaaaagtttgtaaacttcaaaattaagcAAGTACCTATACAAAAGTGAGTCAACTTTCACCTCGCAGCATATACAACAATTGCCTTTCTTTGGTGCCCCTTCACGTGATGTTCCTTCTCCTTGAGCTGCAATATTCAGTTTccatatatactttttatataataattatgtaCCAAAAAGAACACagtttttaattgttgaattatTGGAGTATAAATGCGTGGAAGAAGAATGATTAACAATGAGCCTATTTCATAATTAGAAGAAATTAATAGAACTAAATGTACAAACCTGAATTAACTTCCTGTTTAATGGATTGTTGCATGGTCATCTGCATGTCCATGCAAACCTTCATTGATTTTCTCAGCTCAGACATTTCATGCGACAGTTGCTCCATATGCCTTCTCAAATCGTATATCGCTTCCAGTTCCTATATCCAGTTAACAAAAATCCAATAGAATTTCGTTAGTTTCAACATAAAATTGAGAATCATAGACAGAAAGCAACTGAAAcagatttaaaaagaaaaattaaaaagtacttACAATTGAAGAAGTAATTCTGGCCGGAGAGCATTGCGTCGTACCATGATAGTAAGTTTGAGAAGGTAAATGTTGGTGTGGAGATGGAGTTGGAGATGTGGATGTAGCCAGATCAGACTCATCACCCACTTCATTGTCCTGGCATCCCCATGAACCAAGTAGAGATGATGGTGGGATTTGCAGTGAAGAAGTGGATTGGTTAATATAATCACTGCCCTCTTGATATTGACCACTATTTacgatttcttcttctttttcctcctcctcttcctcatcattctcctcctcctcttcctctTGTAGATGTTGTTGTTTCTGTTGTTCTTGTTCCTCCTCCTTCAATTCTTGTTGATGGTGTTGTTGAGTTTCTGCTAGATGCACGCGCCTTTGCAGGAAAGTCATCAATTGTTCATTGTTTTGttcctcatcttcttcttcattttcttgatgTACTTGTCTTTCTAAGTGAGTCACCATTAATCTGTCCATTCTGTCTCTAAAGGCACTGCAAAGAATATTTGATACTTTTCTTCTGCAATGGATGCATACGTAGATCACAAACTCATCTCAGTGATGGAATGTATAAAAAcacatattctataaatatttttctaattatgAGTCATGAAATTGTAGATTAGCTGATCAGTGTTCATATGTGAATCCACCCATGCTACCTATTTTTGAATTCACTATACTTAGACCTAtcttgaagtttaaaataagggAATGGGAAAAGGGTGGAAGAAGTTTTACCTTTCGCGTAACCGACACATCTCATTCTCTGAATTGCAGACTTCTTCTGCTGCATCATTTGTATACCAACCATCAGACAACGTGGTTGAATCTGTTGCTTTTTGCGACTCAAGGTTTCCGGTCTCTGAAATTGTTCCTTGCCATGTAACATCAGAACTTGGATTCAAATTTTCTTGAAGATCTTCACTTGCATACGACAATGAATTTTGTTCAAGCACTGGACTTTGCTGCTCAGTGCAATTAGCTTCATGAGTGTGTGCACCTTCATTAGGTGTAATGGGGATGGAAGAATTGTCCGAATCTATGGTGTCGTTTGCTATCTCCCTTTGAGGCCTTCTTGATGGTGGGATAATTTATGTTAGTAATGGTATAAAAATAATGCATATGATacaaatacacacacatgtTTGTTACGAATAATGCATTCAAACCTTTAATGAAATGCACATTCTCAAAATACAAGATTTTAGTGAAAAAAGGATTTACCTCAAATGCATGATGGTAGAactttgtggttgtttattgaATTGAGATGATCTTGATTCTGGGCCTTCTTGCTCGTGAATTGCAATGTTGCTCTGTAGCAATCTATGCCGCAATAAAGACTGCACACAAATAAGCAAAAACAGAGCATGCTATGTTCTTAGAAATAGTACTAAATTCAATAGCAATCAATAAATGGAATGTTATTGGATAT includes the following:
- the LOC107404723 gene encoding uncharacterized protein LOC107404723 encodes the protein MCSSKLKLHNQSSNIPSSVAKINGRPVLQPTCNQVPSLERRKSLPKSLPKTPTSPTSTCKTKTSLLSPPVSPKLPSPRPPALKRGKDPNELNSSAEKVLLTPRSTTKLRSSAKKSKKACGVGASPADTSLKYASSLIVEAPGSIAAARREQVAIMQEQRRMKIAHYGRTKSAKYEGKVVPLLDSSPSSTSSREQKRCSFITPNSDPIYVAYHDEEWGVPVHDDNTLFELLVLTGAQVGSDWTSVLKKRQAFREAFSGFDAEAVGKYNEKKITSLSFDYGIELSLVRGAVDNSNRILEIKKEFGSLAKYLWGFVNHKPITTQYKSCHKIPVKTSKSETISKDMVRRGFRFVGPTVIHSFMQAAGFTNDHLITCPRHLQCIALASNGSKVAAPAL
- the LOC112489775 gene encoding uncharacterized protein LOC112489775, producing the protein MDRLMVTHLERQDNEVGDESDLATSTSPTPSPHQHLPSQTYYHGTTQCSPARITSSIELEAIYDLRRHMEQLSHEMSELRKSMKLKEKEHHVKGHQRKAIVVYAARCGHMCTCLKCAHELQRSSGKCPICGAPIVDVVRAYMDTNYPSIESRERFDNGFDQQGATAHSDNQTDSRSPQREIANDTIDSDNSSIPITPNEGAHIHEANCTEQQSPVLEQNSLSYASEDVQENLNPSSDIIRQGTISETGNVESQKATDSTTLSDGWDTNDAVEEVEDNYQQYSETNYDWISDISRPRSHWEDRRKAWYQKMHNCNSENEICRLLERRTVSNFHCSAFRERIERLMVTHLERQVRQENEEEDEEQNHEQLMTFLQRRMHLAETQQQHQQELEKEEEQEQQQQQHLQEEEEEENDEEEEEEKEEEIVNSGQYQEGSDYINQSTSSLQIPPSSLLGSWVYQDNEVGDESDLATSTSPTPSPHQHLPSQSYYHGTTQCSPARITSSIELEAIYDLRRHMEQLSHEMSELRKSIKVCMDMQMTMQQSIKQEVNSGLYI